A region of Chiroxiphia lanceolata isolate bChiLan1 chromosome 23, bChiLan1.pri, whole genome shotgun sequence DNA encodes the following proteins:
- the ARCN1 gene encoding LOW QUALITY PROTEIN: coatomer subunit delta (The sequence of the model RefSeq protein was modified relative to this genomic sequence to represent the inferred CDS: inserted 6 bases in 6 codons; deleted 5 bases in 4 codons) — protein sequence MGCPRGWPGSALVPLLLLGLPALSSAGEAVVGSVALLRQQDPPAAALTCRGSPAGLGELGPTIDGQPWTVCTLQEGESRAFTCRVPQPVPGATLAWYLNGQRQEANLSAAGTASTVTLTARRSDHQLNCSLTDPASGRPXNASVLLNVQYKPEILRAGAHYQEVEGSGLLLVLFVLVQANPPASITWVDQDGHMMANASEFLLLGATHYPGLANHSLRIHLSSVAGNFSVSAANSVGITTTSLLPTGLLDAHVELPLLGVAVGAALALATLLSLGSCAACLACRSPKLVPGPGQAEGSSLPSRCSRCSGSEHPQPQGTRLPRQTRSLPPDLHLSDLAQEDGASPKDVGAGARGEDSAVPGLENHLVLNKLAPNVWAHLQSAQCKQRRDLAVNRGAHEPGAQPQVLLAAAVCTKAGKAIVSRQFVEMTRTRIEGLLAAFPKLMNTGKQHTFVETESVRYVYQPMEKLYMVLITTKNSNILEDLETLRLFSRVIPEYCRALEENEISEHCFDLIFAFDEIVALGYRENVNLAQIRTFTEMDSHEEKVFRAVRETQEREAKAEMRRKAKELQQARRDAERHGKKAPGLGGFGSSAVSGGTTAAMITETIIETEKPKVAPAPARPSGPSKALKLGAKGKEVDNFVDKLKSEGENIMTSVGKRSAEAAKFXAPPVNMESVHMKXEEKISLTCGRDGGLQNMELHGMIMLHISDEKFARIRLPVENEDKRGVQLQTHPNVDKKLFTTESQIGLKNPEKSXPINSDVGVLKWRLQTTEESFIPLTINCWPSESGNSCDVNIEYELQEESLELNDVIITIPLPSGVGTPVIGEIDGEYRHDAGENLLEWCLPVIDAXNKSGSLEFSIAGQPNDFFPVQVAFVSXKNYCNIQVTKVTQVDGNSPVRFSTETTFLVDKYEIL from the exons ATGGGGTGTCCAAGGGGCTGGCCGGGGTCTGCCCTTgtccccctcctgctgctcgGCCTCCCGGCGCTCTCCTCTGCAGGTGAGGCTGTAGTGGGGTCCGTTGCACTGCTCCGGCAGCAGGACCCCCCCGCTGCAGCTCTGACGTGCCGCGGCTCTccggcagggctgggggaactGGGCCCCACCATCGACGGGCAGCCGTGGACAGTGTGCACGCTGCAGGAGGGGGAGAGCCGTGCCTTCACCTGCCGGGTCCCCCAGCCAGTGCCCGGTGCCACACTGGCCTGGTACCTCAACGGCCAGAGGCAGGAAGCCAACCTCTcagctgcaggcactgccagcaccgTCACCCTCACTGCCCGGCGCTCTGACCACCAACTCAACTGCTCCCTGACCGACCCAGCCTCAGGGAGAC ACAATGCCTCTGTCCTCCTCAATGTGCAGT ATAAGCCAGAGATCCTGAGGGCAGGTGCCCACTACCAGGAGGTCGAGGGTTCTGGCCTCCTCCTGGTGCTCTTTGTGCTGGTGCAAGCCAACCCACCTGCCAGCATCACCTGGGTGGACCAGGATGGGCACATGATGGCCAATGCCTCCGAGTTCCTCCTCCTGGGTGCCACACACTACCCAGGGCTGGCCAACCACTCGCTCCGCATCCATCTCAGCAGCGTGGCTGGGAACTTCTCTGTCAGTGCTGCCAACAGCGTGGGCATCACCACCACCTCACTCCTACCCACAG GTCTGCTGGATGCCCATgtggagctgcccctcctggGTGTTGCCGTCGGAGCAGCACTGGCCCTGGCCACCCTACTCAGCCTGGGCtcctgtgctgcctgcctggcGTGCCGCTCACCCAAGCTGGTGCCAGGCCCAGGGCAAGCAGAAGGGAGCAGCCTGCCCAGCCGGTGCTCCCGTTGCAGTGGCTctgagcacccacagccccagggcacaCGCCTGCCCCGCCAGACCCGGTCCCTGCCGCCTGACCTGCACCTCAGTGACCTCGCACAGGAGGATGGAG CTTCCCCCAAGGATGTGGGAGCTGGTGCCAGGGGAGAAGACAGTGCCGTGCCAGGGCTGGAGAATCACCTTGTCCTCAACAAGCTTG CTCCCAATGTCTGGGCGCATCTACAAAGTGCCCAGTGTAAGCAGCGACGAGATCTGGCTGTGAATCGCGGTGCCCATGAGCCAGGTGCCCAGCCCCAG GTGCTGTTGGCAGCTGCCGTATGCACAAAGGCGGGGAAGGCCATCGTGTCCCGGCAGTTCGTGGAGATGACCCGCACCCGCATCGAGGGGCTGCTGGCGGCGTTCCCAAAGCTGATGAACACGGGGAAGCAGCACACGTTCGTGGAGACGGAGAGCGTGCGGTACGTCTACCAGCCCATGGAGAAGCTCTACATGGTGCTGATCACGACCAAGAACAGCAACATCCTGGAAGACCTGGAAACACTCCGGCTGTTCTCTAGAGTG ATCCCTGAATACTGTCGAGCC CTGGAGGAGAATGAGATCTCTGAACACTGCTTTGACCTGATCTTTGCATTTGATGAAATCGTCGCCCTGGGCTACCGCGAGAACGTAAATCTGGCGCAAATTCGGACCTTCACTGAGATGGACTCGCATGAGGAAAAGGTGTTCCGGGCAGTGCGAGAG ACGCAGGAACGCGAA GCAAAAGCTGAGATGCGCCGTAAAGcaaaggagctgcagcaggccAGGAGGGATGCAGAGAGACACGGCAAGAAGGCACCCGGTTTGGGGGGCTTCGGCAGCTCAGCCGTGTCTGGGGGCACGACGGCAGCAATGATCACAGAGACCATCATTGAGACCGAGAAGCCCAAAGTGgcaccagcaccagccag ACCTTCAGGTCCCAGTAAAGCCTTGAAGCTCGGCGCTAAGGGGAAGGAGGTGGACAACTTTGTGGACAAGCTGAAatcagaaggagaaaatatcATGACTTCTGTAGGCAAGCGCTCTGCGGAAGCAGCCAAGT TCGCTCCTCCTGTTAACATGGAGAG TGTGCAcatga aagaggagaaaatctCCTTGACTTGTGGCCGCGATGGAGGGTTGCAGAACATGGAGCTGCATGGCATGATCATGCTACACATCTCCGATGAAAAGTTTGCACGGATTCGCCTGCCTGTAGAAAACGAAGACAAGAGGGGAGTGCAGCTGCAG ACTCACCCAAATGTGGACAAGAAGCTCTTCACTACAGAGTCACAGATTGGTTTGAAGAACCCAGAGAAGT TTCCTATTAACAGCGATGTGGGTGTGCTGAAGTGGAGGTTGCAGACCACGGAAGAGTCTTTCATTCCATTGACGA TTAACTGCTGGCCCTCAGAGAGC GGAAACAGTTGTGATGTCAACATTGAATATGAGTTGCAAGAGGAGAGCCTAGAGCTGAACGATGTGATCATCACCATCCCCTTGCC GTCTGGTGTCGGCACCCCAGTGATTGGGGAGATTGATGGCGAGTATCGCCACGAC GCCGGAGAAAACCTCCTCGAGTGGTGCCTGCCAGTGATAGATG AAAACAAGAGTGGCAGCCTGGAGTTCAGCATAGCAGGGCAGCCAAACGACTTCTTCCCGGTGCAAGTCGCCTTCGTTT AAAAGAACTATTGCAACATACAG GTTACCAAAGTGACCCAGGTAGACGGGAACAGCCCTGTAAGGTTTTCCACTGAAACCACCTTCCTGGTGGACAAGTACGAAATCCTGTAA
- the IFT46 gene encoding LOW QUALITY PROTEIN: intraflagellar transport protein 46 homolog (The sequence of the model RefSeq protein was modified relative to this genomic sequence to represent the inferred CDS: inserted 2 bases in 2 codons; deleted 1 base in 1 codon) has product MATAAARRDTGRAEEEAVAHPAALSEDDDEDDEDSEEDSSESDSEDDSEEQGAALEGDFNPADFDYLKVSSEIKDLFEYIRGTLPKTVEIEHKLQPFIPDFIPAVGDIDAFLKVPRPDWKPDNLGLLVLDEPSTKQSDPTVLSXWLTENSKQHNITQQIKVKSLENAEKNPKAIDSWIESISELHRCKPPATVHYSRPMPDIETLMQEWSPEFEELLGKVGLPTAEMSCDLAEYXDMICAILDIPVYKSRIQPLHVLFSLFSEFKNSQHFKPLADGQKGRSPPSNPPSQAAEAEVVSFT; this is encoded by the exons ATGGCGACGGCAGCGGCGCGGAGAGACACGGGGAGGGCGGAg GAGGAGGCAGTGGCCCACCCCGCCGCCCTCAGCGAGGACGACGACGAGGACGATGAGGACTCGGAGGAGGATTCGTCGGAGAGCGACTCGGAGGATGACTCGGAGGAGCAGGGGGCCGCGCTGGAGGG tGACTTCAATCCAGCAGATTTTGACTACCTG AAAGTGTCTTCTGAAATCAAAGACCTCTTTGAATACATCAGAG GTACACTCCCAAAAACAGTAGAGATCGAGCACAAGCTGCAGCCTTTTATTCCAGACTTTATTCCTGCTGTTGGGGATATTGATGCGTTCCTAAAG GTTCCCCGTCCTGACTGGAAGCCTGACAACCTTGGCCTGCTGGTCCTGGATGAGCCCTCGACCAAGCAGTCAGATCCCACTGTGCTCT CTTGGCTGACAGAGAACTCCAAGCAGCACAACATCACA CAGCAGATAAAAGTGAAGAGTTTGGAGAATGCAGAGAAGAACCCCAAAGCCATTGACAGCTGGATTGAAAGTATCAGTGAACTGCACCGCTGCAAACCTCCTGCCACAGTCCATTACTCCAG GCCAATGCCTGACATTGAGACCCTGATGCAGGAATGGTCACCGGAATTTGAGGAACTCTTGGGAAAG GTGGGCCTCCCGACCGCGGAGATGAGCTGTGACCTCGCTGAAT ATGACATGATCTGCG CCATTCTGGACATCCCTGTGTACAAGAGCCGGATCCAGCCTCTGCAtgtcctcttctccctcttctcagAGTTCAAGAACTCGCAG CACTTCAAGCCCCTGGCTGATGGGCAGAAAGGCAGGAGCCCACCATCCAACCCACCCTCACAAGCGGCAGAGGCAGAGGTGGTGAGCTTTACCTGA
- the TTC36 gene encoding LOW QUALITY PROTEIN: tetratricopeptide repeat protein 36 (The sequence of the model RefSeq protein was modified relative to this genomic sequence to represent the inferred CDS: deleted 1 base in 1 codon) — MATANDRAVLQTIFNPSTPFGDIPGLDEEEEDIELEVEAFPLELLEQVRDLELQGVSAAESGDVSTALKRFSEAIRLLPERASGYNNRAQALRLRGDVAGALQDLDTAIRLSRGRGRAACQSFVQRGLIHRLQARDEDARRDFECAARLGSAFARRQLVLLNPYSALCNQMLCEMLGRLRNPNGTGSE, encoded by the exons ATGGCCACGGCGAATGACAGGGCTGTCCTGCAGACCATCTTTAACCCCAGCACCCCTTTTGGGGACATCCCAGGGttggatgaggaggaggaggacatcGAGTTGGAAG TGGAAGCTTTTCCATTGGAGTTGCTGGAGCAGGTCCGggacctggagctgcagggagttTCTGCGGCTGAGTCGGGAGATGTGAGCACGGCCCTGAAGCGG TTCAGCGAGGCCATTCGCCTGCTGCCTGAGCGCGCCTCGGGCTACAACAACCGGGCCCAGGCCCTGCGCCTGCGGGGGGACGTGGCAG GTGCCCTGCAGGACCTGGACACCGCCATCCGCCTGAGCCGTGGGCGCGGCCGAGCCGCCTGCCAGAGCTTCGTGCAGCGTGGCCTCATCCACCGGCTGCAGGCGCGGGACGAAGACGCTCGGCGGGATTTCGAGTGCGCGGCGCGCCTGGGCAGCGCCTTTGCCCGGcggcagctggtgctgctgaacCCCTACTCGGCGCTCTGCAACCAGATGCTCTGTGAGATGCTGGGGCGGCTGCGCAACCCCAATGGCACTGGGAGCGAGTGA